ACTTATTTGATGCCTATCGATACGATGGAAGGAATTTCTCCGGGTGCCTTGGTGTACCCAGCAGATACTCCTTTCAATTCTGGATCGGGATATACCTCTAATAGCATTGGCGAGCCATTACCGATTGGTGAGAGTCTGCTTGGTCGTGTAGTCGATGGCCTGGGTCGTCCGATTGATGGCAAAGGTTATGGAGAAAAACAATTCTCCCCATTCATTCAAAGAACTTTGAATCCATTGGATCGAACACCTATTCATGAACCATTAGATGTTGGCATTCAAGCAGTTAATGGTTTGCTTACCGTTGGTCGAGGACAGCGCGTTGGAATCTTTGCGGGTTCTGGTGTTGGCAAAAGCGTTTTATTAGGTATGCTCGCGCGCAACTGTGTGGCTGATGTCATCGTGATTGGTTTGGTGGGTGAGCGTGGTCGTGAAGTGCGTGAGTTTTGTGAAGACACGCTAGGCCCAGAATCATTTAAGCGTGCAGTTGTAGTTGCGGCACCTGCAGATGCATCTCCTTTGGCGCGCTCAAAAGGCGCTTCATATGCAACTGATGTGGCGATCTGGTTTAGAGACCAAGGTAAGCACGTAGTTCTCATTGTGGATTCTCTAACGCGCTATGCGATGGCATTGCGAGAGATTGGTCTGAGCTTAGGTGAGGCGCCAGTAGCACGTGGATATCCACCTAGTGTGTTTGCTCGTATGCCTGAACTCGTTGAGCGGGTTGGTAATGGCGCTAATCCCGATGGATCCATTACCGCGTTTTATACCGTCCTGCTAGAGGGTGACGATACGAATGATCCGGTTGCTGATACTGCCCGGGGAATTTTGGACGGCCACTTCTTCTTATCTCGAGAATTGGCAGATAGCGGCCACTACCCAGCAATCGATGTAGAAAAATCGATTTCACGCGTGATGCCTAAAGTGGTATCTAAAGAGCACCTCTTATCCGCTAGACGCTTAAAACAACTTTATAGCCGCTACATGCGAGGGCGCGATTTGGTCTCCATGGGCGCTTATATTGCCGGCACTGACCCGGATTTAGATGCAGCGCTCCAGGCTTGGCCAAAGATTCAGGCGTTTTTGCAGCAAGATGCCGAGCAAACTATTCCGATCGATCAAACCGAAAAACTCCTTTTCGAGATCGCTCCGCCGGTGGTCTAATCCCCTTATGTCTGCAATTGAGCTGCTACTTCGTCTAGCCAAAATCCGCGAGGATCAAGCGATGGCACGTGCAAAAAGGGCAGCTGGCCAGGTTAATCAAACAAAAGCCTTTAAAAATCAAGTGCTTGAGTATGCCAAGGACTATGAAGTGCAGATGATTGCCGGTGGCAATCAAAGTGTTTCAGTGGCATTCATACAGGATGCCAATGCCTTCAGGGAAAAGCTGATTCAGAGCTCAATTGAGATGGATGGGCAGATTCAAGGGCTATCTAGGGCCTCGGAAGACACGCTTAAGACTGCCACAGAGGCCAGAATGCGCACCCGTGGATTGACTAAATTAGTTGATAAAAAGAAGCTGGAAGCCAGAAAGAAGAAGGCTAAGGCGGAAATGAACCTCTTTGAAGACAACTACGCCGCGAGGGCTTTTGCCAATTCTGGCACGAAAGATGCATAGTAAGTAGTGTTCCTTTTGGAGAGGCTATGCCAACAGTAAGTCAAATTCGAATGCAAGCAGCAGCCAGTGGCGTAAATGCCGCAGGTAGCAAGTCGGGCTCAACGCCTGGCGGCTCTGCTATGCCTGTAGGATTTGAAGCCTTCTTGTCAGCGCTAGATCGCTCTACAGCTTCTCGTCGTGAGGCCCAGCTAACTTCTGGCCAATCTACTACTTCAGGCGCTTTTGCTATGCAAAATTTGCCTACTATGGGTGCTAAACAGCCTGGGGCTGCAAAAAAT
The genomic region above belongs to Polynucleobacter sp. AP-Ainpum-60-G11 and contains:
- a CDS encoding FliI/YscN family ATPase, coding for MSHLQPAQIADQLEMRRQHLAQTPRSIREGKLKRVSGIVLEVEGLPMSIGTGATILSELGGKTYDAECIGFNGAITYLMPIDTMEGISPGALVYPADTPFNSGSGYTSNSIGEPLPIGESLLGRVVDGLGRPIDGKGYGEKQFSPFIQRTLNPLDRTPIHEPLDVGIQAVNGLLTVGRGQRVGIFAGSGVGKSVLLGMLARNCVADVIVIGLVGERGREVREFCEDTLGPESFKRAVVVAAPADASPLARSKGASYATDVAIWFRDQGKHVVLIVDSLTRYAMALREIGLSLGEAPVARGYPPSVFARMPELVERVGNGANPDGSITAFYTVLLEGDDTNDPVADTARGILDGHFFLSRELADSGHYPAIDVEKSISRVMPKVVSKEHLLSARRLKQLYSRYMRGRDLVSMGAYIAGTDPDLDAALQAWPKIQAFLQQDAEQTIPIDQTEKLLFEIAPPVV
- a CDS encoding flagellar export protein FliJ, yielding MSAIELLLRLAKIREDQAMARAKRAAGQVNQTKAFKNQVLEYAKDYEVQMIAGGNQSVSVAFIQDANAFREKLIQSSIEMDGQIQGLSRASEDTLKTATEARMRTRGLTKLVDKKKLEARKKKAKAEMNLFEDNYAARAFANSGTKDA